GCCCGAGACGCTGGTCGGCCCGGATCGCTTCGGCAAATTCGTAGCCATTCATATCCGGCATCTCGATATCCGTCAGCACCGCGTCGAACGGCTGGCCTGCACGCAGCACGCCAAGGCCTTCCCGACCGTTGGTCGCGAGTGAAACGCGATAGCCTGCCGCCTTCAGAACCGGCGCCAGCATGTTGCGGAAGAAGGCTGAATCGTCGACCAGCAGCACGGAATGCCCATGCGCGGACGCCCGCATCTCCTTGCGGCTGAACCAATCGGCAAACGCCATCGGCAGGAAATGGCCGACGTCGATCACCTCGGTCGCCTGCCCCTTGATGACCGCGGACCCCAGAATGCCGTCCCGGCCACTGGCGACCTCGATATTGAGGCGCTCTTCGACGATATCGACGATCTCATCGACCACCAACCCCATCGAGCGGCCGTCATCCGCAAACACCAGAATCGGCTGCGCGCCTTCCTTGCGAACGCTGACGCCATCCATCTCGACCAGCGGCATCAGTTGATCGCGGTACTGTACCATGTAGCGGCCGTTCGAAAGCTCGATCTTGGCAACCTCGATCTCCTCGAGACGCGTAATCAGCGCCAGCGGCACAGCCTTCGGCTGCATCGAACCGGCACGGAATACAAGCAGTGAGGTCATCTGCTCGCCCGCGCTGCCGCGCGCCGCCTCCTGCTCCTCCGCCATGTCGCGCGTTGCGGCTGCGACCGAAGTCCCGATCGACTGCACGATGCCGTTCGGATCGATGATCATGATCACCGAGCCGTCGCCAAGAATGGTATTGCCGGAGAACATGGTGATGTGGCGCAGCTTGCTCGACATCGGCTTGACCACGATTTCTTCCGTATGGAAGACGCCATCGACCACGATGCCAAAGGTCTGCCCGCCAACCTGGGTCACGACGATGAAGCCGTTCTCGTGATCGATCTCAGCACCGTCGTCGATCTTGAGCAGCCTCTTCAAATGGATGAGCGGCAGCAGTTTGTTACGCAGGCGCAGAACCGGCGTATCCTTGATGCGCTCGATGCGATACTCGGAATTCGCACGCGCGCGCACCAACTCCACCACCGAAAGCTGCGGAATCGCGAAACGGTCGCCCGCTGCCTCGACGATCAACGCCGAGACGATAGCGAGCGTCAGCGGGATCTTGATGATGAAGCTCGAGCCCTCGCCCGGCACCGACTTCACTTCGATGGTGCCGCCGATCTGATCGATGTTGGTGCGCACCACGTCCATGCCGACGCCGCGGCCGGAGACATTCGTCACCTTCGCCGCGGTCGAGAAGCCCGGCGCAAAGATGAACTTGTGGATCTGCGCCTCGGTCATCTTCTCCAGTTCGGCTTCGGTGACGATGCCGTTGGCGAGCGCCTTGGCCTTGATCGCATCGGTATTCAAGCCGCGGCCATCGTCGGCGATGCAGATGATGATGTGGCCGCCTTCATGATACGCCGACAGACGGATCGTACCCTGCTCCGGCTTGCCGGCGCTCGCGCGCGCCGTCGGCATCTCGAGACCGTGATCGGCCGAGTTGCGCACCATGTGCGTCAGCGGATCCTTGATCAGATCGAGCACCTGGCGGTCGAGCTCGGTGTCGGCACCATGCATTTCGAGTTCGATCTGCTTGCCAAGCTCGGTGGAGAGATCGCGCACGATGCGCGGCAGCTTCTGCCAAGCATTGCCGATCGGCTGCATGCGCG
The sequence above is drawn from the Afipia sp. P52-10 genome and encodes:
- a CDS encoding hybrid sensor histidine kinase/response regulator, with the protein product MDDLLREFLTETTESLDLVDVQLVKFEQDPNNAKILDNIFRLVHTIKGTCGFLGLPRLEALAHAAETLMGKFRDGKAVTGEAVTLILSTIDRLKDILAQLEQTEAEPEGADRDLIDELERMVEQSDAAPAPAAVAAVTQGTLVSQTLERPLRPGEVSLDELERAFRETEAEIIPLAPVAPQAETPQAVAKPAARKSVVEMDAPQSDADKIANQSIRVNVDTLEHLMTMVSELVLTRNQLLEIVRRHEDSEFKVPLQRLSNVTAELQEGVMKTRMQPIGNAWQKLPRIVRDLSTELGKQIELEMHGADTELDRQVLDLIKDPLTHMVRNSADHGLEMPTARASAGKPEQGTIRLSAYHEGGHIIICIADDGRGLNTDAIKAKALANGIVTEAELEKMTEAQIHKFIFAPGFSTAAKVTNVSGRGVGMDVVRTNIDQIGGTIEVKSVPGEGSSFIIKIPLTLAIVSALIVEAAGDRFAIPQLSVVELVRARANSEYRIERIKDTPVLRLRNKLLPLIHLKRLLKIDDGAEIDHENGFIVVTQVGGQTFGIVVDGVFHTEEIVVKPMSSKLRHITMFSGNTILGDGSVIMIIDPNGIVQSIGTSVAAATRDMAEEQEAARGSAGEQMTSLLVFRAGSMQPKAVPLALITRLEEIEVAKIELSNGRYMVQYRDQLMPLVEMDGVSVRKEGAQPILVFADDGRSMGLVVDEIVDIVEERLNIEVASGRDGILGSAVIKGQATEVIDVGHFLPMAFADWFSRKEMRASAHGHSVLLVDDSAFFRNMLAPVLKAAGYRVSLATNGREGLGVLRAGQPFDAVLTDIEMPDMNGYEFAEAIRADQRLGQMPIIALSSVISPAAIERGRQAGFHDYVAKFDRPGLIAALKEQTTELHRAA